CAGATCGAGCAGAAGTACGGGATCAAGCCACTGGAGCTGGCCACCGGCCACCCGGCCAAGGGGGCGGCGATCAGCGTCGTTTCCGGCTACTGGAAGAAGATCTACTCCTGCAACATCGACGGGTTCGTGCCCACCCTCAAGGAGGGCGAATGGACCTGGAAGGACTCGGTCCGCTACACCCCGCAGTGCAAGACGATCGGCGGCACGTCCGGATCGCCGGTGATCGACAACGCCACCGGCAAGGTCGCGGCCATCAACAACACGGGCAATGAGGACGGCGAGAAGTGCACCGTCAACAACCCGTGCGAGGTGGACGAGAACGGCAATGTCACGGTGCACCAGGGCACCAACTACGCCGAGGAGACCTACGGGATACCGAAGTGCTTCGGCGCCGGCAACAAGCTGGACCTGAGCGCGGCCGGGTGCGCGCTGCCCAAGCCGGCGGCCACCCGTAGGTGACATGACGCGAAGTGCGACGCCGGCTGCCAGGTCCCGTGCACGGGGTGCGCGGGACCTGGCGCTGTATTGGGGGGATGGGGAGGGGGAAGGCGTTCCGCTGAGGGCCGCTGGGCCGGTATTCGCCATTTCACTTCGGGGTGACGGTCATGACGAGTAGCCCAGAACGTGTTCTCTGGGACGTATCTCTGTGGATAAAGTGCTGAGCGTATGGCGCCTTGGGCGCAGAGCTGTGCCGATCCGCGGTCCCGGGGCCCCCGGCGGCCGTCAGGGAGTGGGGGAGCGACGTGCCGACCGCGATTGCCGTCACCAGCCCGGACCTCGCGCTGCCCCCGACCGACCGGCAGACCCCGGCCGCCGTCGTCCTGCAGGCTCCACATCTCCAGTCGCTGGACGACGCCCTGACGGAGACCAGCGCCGTCCTGGAGCACCACGGCCACCTCATCGTGCTGTACTCCTCGGCCTGCCCGCCGGAGCACATCCGCCGGATGCACACCCTGCGCGCCGTCCTGGAGAGCGACCGGATCGCCATCGTGCCACTGCCCCTGCCGCCGCTGGGCGTGGCGTTACTGGCCCGTCAGCTACGGCAGTTGTCGCTGTGCGACTTCAGCCCCGGCGTGCTGGCCGGCGCCGCGCGGCTGCTGACCCATTACCTTCACACCGGCGCCCTGCTGGGCAGCGTCAGCGGACTGGACCGCATCGAGGTCGACCTGCGGTCCCATGTGAAGTCCTGGCTGCCCGGCGCCCACTTCGCGGTGCTGGCGCATCCCGAGCCGCAGCTGCTTCACGTGGACCGGCACAGTGCCGAGGCCGGGCTGCCCGCGCCCGGGTTCGCCACCCAGCTCACGGTGGCCCGCGGCCAGCTCACCTCCGAGTGGGTGACCGGGACGCTCGCCCCGGCCTGGCGGGTGCAGGGGGTGTACGAGGCCCGGCTGCCCGCCGAGTCCGCCCGGTGGTGGGGAACCCAGAAGCTGATCGAATTCGCGGCGGCGATACCGGACGTGTCGGTCCTGCGTCAGCTCGTGGCCTCGGTTCGGCGCGAGGAGTGCGGCTGGTGCGGCCTGGAACTCCTCGGCGATCACTGTGCGTTCTGCGCCGCGCCGCTGGCACGGGAACGGGCGGCGGGAGGTGGCGGCTCGGGCCAGGGGCCGGCGGCCATAGGCGGCTCGCCACACCGGCCGGGAGGGGGGACGGCGGTCACCGCGCAGGCCCGGACGGCGGCTTCCTCGGAGGCTTCGGGTCCGGCTGCGGGTTCGGCTGCGGCTTCGGGGTCGGTGTCGGACGCGGGTGCCGCCTCGGCTTCGGTCGCGGATCCTGCGTCCGCTCCCGACTCCCCATCGGCTTCGACTGCCGGGGCCTTGGCGGCTCCCTCGGACGCCTCGGCCGCTCCAGTCCCGGCTCCTGCGCCGGCCTCCCCGGGGCCGGGTGAGTCCGCCGCTCCCTCGGAACCGGCGGCCGGTCGGGCTCTTCCGCCGTGGGACGAGCGCGGCCTCTCGCCGGTGACACCTCCCGGTGCAGCCGGTGTGCTCGGTGTGCCGGCCGCGGCGGGTGTACGAAGCAGCGGCCGGCCCGGAGAGCCGGGTACGGGGCAGTGGGACGTCCGCGGGCCGGATCTCACGGCGGGCTCTTCTGAAGGGTCAGGGAACCCGTACGCGTCAGGGAACCCGTACGGGTCCGGGCGCCCGGTGCCGGGCAACCCCTACGCGTCCGACGGCGCCCCCGGCCCTCGTGCCCCCGGCCACTGGGACCTGCCCGGTCACCCCGATTTCACCGGCCGCTCCGAACAGCACCACCCGCAGCACCCCGGCCACGTGCAGCACTCAGGCCACGCGCAGCACTCAGGCCACGCGCAGCACCCCGGCCACCCGGAGGGTCCCGGGTACCCGGACCCGTCCGGCCGGCCGGAGTCCCCCGGCACCCCGCGGACGGTGGCCCGAGTGCGCTGAGCCCGCCGGGCCGCCCGTGCCCTACTGCCTCCGGCCGCCCGCGCCCTGCCGTCCGCTGCCGACCCGTCAGCCCCGCCGGCCGACGGACCGGCAGCCGCCGCCGGCCGCCCCGTCCGCCGCTGACCGCCCGCCCCGTCCCCTCCCGCCCGTCCCCTCCCCGTCCCGATCGAGGTCCCTCCCCCATGAACTCTCGCCAGCGCCGCGGAGTGATCCTGCTGCTCCTGTCGGTTCTCTGTGCGGTCGGCGCGTTCGTCGGCGTGCTGTCGGTGATCCAGAACGTCGAGTCCAAGGTCGGTCCCGAAAAGACGGCGTACCGGCTGAAGACGGATGTCGCGGCCTATAAAGCGCTGGATCCTGGGCAGTTCGAGAAGGTGAAGATGCCCGAGCGGTGGCTGCCGCCCACCGCCGTGACCGATCTGGACCAGGTCAGCGGCCGGATCGCGGTGACGCCGCTGAAGAAGGGGTCGCTGCTGCAGGACGACATGATCGTCGAGCGGCCCGCGCTGAAGGCCGGACAGCAGGAGATCGCCATCATGATCGACGCGGCCACCGGGGTGGCGGGCAAGATCAACCCCGGCGCCCGGGTGAACATCTACGCCACCTTCGAGGGCAAGCGCCCCGAGGACAAGCCGGTCTCCAAGGTCATCGTCTCCGGTGCCCAGGTGATCGACGTCGGCAAGCTGACGCCGCTGGAGGCCAAGGACCCCGGCGACACCACCTCCACCACCACGGGGCGGCAGGCCGGTGACGCCGTCCCGATCACCTTCGCGCTGAACACCCAGGACGCCCAACGGGTCGCGTACGCCGAGTCCTTCGCCTCGCACGTACGGCTCGCCCTGCTCGCCCCCGGCAGCGAGGCCACCGTCCCGCCGGGCCAGCGCACCTACACCCTCGACGGCGACAAGTGACCCGGAGGCTCAGGTGACCATCCGTATCCTCCCGGCAATCGGCGACCCGGACGCAGCACGTGCGGTGTCCTCGCTGCTCAACCAGCTGCCGGACGCCGAGCCCGTACCCGCCGTCGCCGACTCCGCCGCGCTGCTCCACGCGCTGGCCGGCGCCGCCGCCCAGGGGGCCGGCGGGTCGTTCGCCGGCGCCCCGCCCGAGGCCGGTCCGCCGTCCGGAGTCGAAGCGCTTCCCGAGGTCGTGCTCGTCCATGAGCGGATCGGCCCGACGCCGGCGCTGGAGCTGATCCGCGAGGTGGCGCTGCGCTTCCCCGCCGTCGGCGTCGTACTGATCACCACGGATGCCGGACCCGCGCTGTTCTCCGCGGCGATGGACGCCGGGGCTCGCGGCATCGTCGGACTGCCGCTCGGTTACGACGAGTTGGCCGCCCGGGTGCAGGCCGCCGCCCAGTGGTCGGCGGGGGTACGGGT
This portion of the Streptomyces sp. 2114.4 genome encodes:
- a CDS encoding serine protease; amino-acid sequence: MNRPLVGTLATAVLGAAALAGTVGTAHAAPQHGAQQNAEQQHVKQQDSRAAKAKAVDFAGTVALSNCSGSVVRMPTSQSNDPALVMSNGHCLESGMPGAGEVIVDQPSSRSFTLLNKSAGRAGTIRATKVVYATMTDTDVTLYQTSSTYAQIEQKYGIKPLELATGHPAKGAAISVVSGYWKKIYSCNIDGFVPTLKEGEWTWKDSVRYTPQCKTIGGTSGSPVIDNATGKVAAINNTGNEDGEKCTVNNPCEVDENGNVTVHQGTNYAEETYGIPKCFGAGNKLDLSAAGCALPKPAATRR
- the cpaB gene encoding Flp pilus assembly protein CpaB, producing MNSRQRRGVILLLLSVLCAVGAFVGVLSVIQNVESKVGPEKTAYRLKTDVAAYKALDPGQFEKVKMPERWLPPTAVTDLDQVSGRIAVTPLKKGSLLQDDMIVERPALKAGQQEIAIMIDAATGVAGKINPGARVNIYATFEGKRPEDKPVSKVIVSGAQVIDVGKLTPLEAKDPGDTTSTTTGRQAGDAVPITFALNTQDAQRVAYAESFASHVRLALLAPGSEATVPPGQRTYTLDGDK